One Nesterenkonia populi DNA window includes the following coding sequences:
- a CDS encoding phosphoenolpyruvate carboxykinase (GTP): MTTVATAPGSAHSGDIAKDAPTTHKGLLNFVQQIADLTTPDSVWWVDGSEQEHQKLTDQLVEAGTLTRLTSSDFPNSFAAFSDPADVARVESRTFICSEEERDAGFTNNWVDPSEMRETLSGVFEGAMKGRTMYVIPFVMGHLDSEAPKFGVEVTDSAYVVASMRIMARIGTDVLRRMEELDAFFVPAVHSVGAPLEPGQEDVPWPCNEEKYIVHFPETREIWSYGSGYGGNALLGKKCYALRIASAMARDEGWLAEHMVILKLTSPQGKSYHLSAAFPSACGKTNLALIDPSLEGWKAETLGDDITWIRPGKDGEFRAINPEAGYFGVAPGTGWHTNANAMRAIAKGNTIFTNCALTDDGGVWWEGMTEEPPAHLTDWRGNDWTPDADRPAAHPNARFCTPIDQTDMLADEYFQPEGVKLDAILFGGRRKTTVPLVTEARDWNHGIFFGATLSSETTAAQEGAVGNLRRDPMAMLPFIGYDAGDYLKHWVEVSSQAEEDKLPKIFLVNWFRRGRDGKIAWPGFSENTRVLKWIIERIEGTAEAQETVVGYTPTKSSIDVEGLDITEEELEDSITVRPEEWKEEIPDIEAWFDRFGESLPDSITAELEELKSRVA, from the coding sequence GTGACCACCGTTGCAACGGCGCCCGGTTCGGCACACTCAGGGGATATCGCAAAGGACGCCCCCACGACTCACAAAGGTCTGCTCAATTTCGTGCAGCAGATCGCTGATCTCACCACACCTGACTCGGTCTGGTGGGTGGACGGCTCCGAGCAGGAGCACCAGAAGCTCACTGACCAGCTGGTCGAGGCGGGCACGCTGACCCGCCTGACCAGCTCTGACTTCCCCAACTCCTTCGCCGCATTCTCCGACCCGGCCGACGTCGCCCGCGTGGAGTCCCGCACCTTCATCTGCTCCGAGGAGGAGCGCGACGCCGGCTTCACGAACAACTGGGTGGACCCCTCCGAGATGCGCGAGACGCTCAGCGGAGTCTTCGAGGGTGCTATGAAGGGCCGCACCATGTACGTGATCCCCTTCGTCATGGGGCACCTGGATTCCGAGGCCCCCAAGTTCGGCGTGGAAGTCACCGACTCCGCCTACGTAGTGGCCAGCATGCGGATCATGGCCCGCATCGGCACCGACGTGCTGCGAAGGATGGAGGAGCTGGACGCGTTCTTCGTCCCCGCCGTCCACTCTGTGGGCGCGCCGCTGGAGCCCGGTCAGGAGGATGTGCCCTGGCCCTGCAATGAGGAGAAGTACATCGTCCACTTCCCGGAGACCCGGGAGATCTGGTCCTACGGCTCCGGCTACGGCGGCAACGCCCTGCTGGGCAAGAAGTGCTACGCACTGCGCATAGCCTCCGCCATGGCCCGGGACGAGGGCTGGCTCGCCGAGCATATGGTCATCCTGAAGCTGACCAGCCCGCAGGGAAAGAGCTACCACCTCTCAGCCGCCTTCCCCTCGGCCTGCGGCAAGACCAACCTGGCGCTCATCGACCCCTCACTGGAGGGCTGGAAGGCCGAGACCCTCGGTGACGACATCACCTGGATCCGCCCCGGCAAGGACGGCGAGTTCCGCGCCATCAACCCCGAGGCCGGCTACTTCGGGGTCGCGCCGGGCACCGGCTGGCACACCAACGCCAACGCCATGCGAGCCATCGCCAAGGGCAACACCATCTTCACCAACTGTGCGCTGACCGACGACGGCGGCGTGTGGTGGGAGGGGATGACCGAAGAGCCGCCGGCCCACCTCACCGATTGGAGAGGCAACGACTGGACCCCCGATGCCGACCGCCCCGCGGCGCACCCCAACGCCCGGTTCTGCACCCCGATCGACCAGACCGACATGCTGGCCGACGAGTACTTCCAGCCCGAGGGAGTGAAGCTCGACGCGATCCTCTTCGGCGGACGCCGGAAGACCACCGTTCCGCTGGTCACTGAGGCCCGCGACTGGAACCACGGCATCTTCTTCGGCGCCACGCTCAGCTCCGAGACCACCGCGGCCCAGGAAGGAGCAGTCGGCAACCTCCGGCGAGACCCGATGGCGATGCTGCCGTTCATCGGCTACGACGCCGGCGACTACCTCAAGCACTGGGTGGAGGTCTCCAGCCAGGCCGAGGAGGACAAGCTGCCCAAGATCTTCCTGGTCAACTGGTTCCGACGCGGCCGCGACGGCAAGATCGCCTGGCCCGGATTCTCCGAGAACACTCGGGTGCTCAAGTGGATCATCGAGCGGATCGAAGGCACCGCTGAGGCGCAGGAGACCGTGGTCGGCTACACCCCCACCAAGAGCTCCATCGACGTCGAGGGCCTGGACATCACCGAGGAGGAGCTCGAGGACTCCATCACGGTGCGACCGGAGGAGTGGAAGGAAGAGATCCCGGATATCGAGGCATGGTTCGACCGCTTCGGCGAATCCCTCCCGGACTCCATCACCGCCGAGCTCGAAGAGCTCAAGAGCCGCGTCGCCTGA
- a CDS encoding tyrosine-type recombinase/integrase — protein sequence MRHAFASLAVQSGANIKALQNVMGHKSASVGLDIYSHLFDGDLEALGDSLGSLIPERRGAGAVRPRGYCGPLGKMHETPGLRGFLPV from the coding sequence ATGCGACACGCCTTCGCATCATTGGCGGTGCAGTCCGGCGCGAACATCAAGGCGCTGCAGAACGTAATGGGGCATAAGAGTGCTTCGGTGGGCCTGGACATCTATTCACACCTGTTCGATGGCGACCTGGAAGCACTCGGTGACAGCCTTGGGAGCCTGATCCCAGAGCGGAGGGGCGCGGGAGCGGTTCGTCCCCGAGGGTACTGCGGCCCCTTAGGAAAGATGCACGAAACCCCTGGTCTTCGAGGCTTCTTGCCTGTCTGA
- a CDS encoding Fic family protein, whose translation MGSLVDISGHDPDLGAWHHKAFVPAPLPTESPELKPQTYLTIANARAALAALDSTARLLPNPRLLRMPTLRREAQSTSALEGTYAPLAEVLTADEEDTLTPELIEIFNYVAMANMGFGWIDKGMPVTLTLLEDLQGVLMRATPLESQSGRLRDRPVVIGRRDDVEPEELPVFASRFVPAPPGDHLRTGVGDLVDWIRIDHSSTIDPVVSAAMAHYQFESLHPFRDGNGRLGRFLIVLHLL comes from the coding sequence ATGGGCTCTCTAGTCGACATCTCTGGGCACGATCCTGACTTAGGAGCGTGGCATCACAAGGCCTTCGTGCCGGCACCGCTTCCGACCGAGTCTCCAGAACTGAAACCGCAGACTTACTTAACCATAGCGAACGCGCGCGCCGCGCTCGCAGCCCTAGATAGCACGGCTCGTCTGCTTCCTAATCCACGCTTACTGCGCATGCCGACTCTACGTCGTGAGGCTCAGAGTACGTCAGCCCTGGAGGGTACATACGCGCCTCTTGCTGAAGTGCTGACAGCTGACGAAGAAGACACTCTCACACCAGAACTCATCGAAATTTTCAACTACGTGGCCATGGCCAACATGGGGTTCGGATGGATCGATAAGGGAATGCCGGTGACTCTGACCCTCTTAGAGGATCTCCAAGGGGTGCTAATGCGCGCTACACCTCTTGAGTCGCAGTCAGGCCGACTGCGAGATAGACCCGTGGTCATTGGACGTCGAGACGATGTGGAGCCGGAAGAGCTCCCTGTGTTCGCGTCACGTTTTGTCCCAGCGCCGCCCGGCGATCACCTGAGAACAGGTGTAGGGGATCTCGTGGATTGGATACGCATCGACCATTCCAGCACTATTGATCCAGTCGTTTCGGCCGCCATGGCGCATTACCAATTCGAATCCCTCCATCCGTTCCGGGATGGCAATGGACGACTTGGTCGGTTTCTCATAGTTTTGCACCTACTGTAG
- a CDS encoding SixA phosphatase family protein: MKKLLVLRHAEAGMSFTGEDRSRNLTAHGQEQARGVGQLLLEEKHWPEVTLVSDAMRTRQTAIWIGSVMGERGTTPYLDSRLYLGDSRTLGSVVNETPETAETLLLIAHMPGVQELSMELASMASEERAVLSMAEHWPPGGLAIFTFDGPWAELDHRNADLQEFRRPAF; the protein is encoded by the coding sequence ATGAAGAAGCTCCTGGTCCTTCGGCACGCTGAGGCGGGTATGAGCTTCACGGGGGAGGACCGCTCCCGGAATCTGACCGCGCACGGCCAGGAGCAGGCGCGCGGGGTGGGGCAGCTGCTCCTGGAGGAAAAGCACTGGCCCGAGGTCACCCTGGTCTCCGACGCGATGCGGACCCGGCAGACGGCGATCTGGATCGGCTCAGTGATGGGGGAGAGGGGGACGACGCCGTACCTGGACTCCCGCCTGTACCTGGGCGACTCCCGCACACTCGGCTCGGTGGTCAACGAGACCCCGGAGACCGCCGAGACCCTGCTGCTGATCGCACACATGCCGGGTGTCCAGGAGCTCAGCATGGAGCTGGCGAGCATGGCCTCGGAGGAGCGGGCTGTGCTCAGCATGGCGGAGCACTGGCCGCCGGGCGGCCTGGCGATCTTCACCTTCGACGGCCCCTGGGCGGAGCTGGACCACCGCAACGCTGACCTCCAAGAGTTCCGCCGCCCTGCTTTCTAA
- a CDS encoding winged helix-turn-helix domain-containing protein yields MPASPSSSQSPGYVHVSVRNAARRAEAARRMRSGAGGNGRNGAYQPRTAPVPVVAGNGQGTPAVNPDVVARGFVIYVGLDEDTAAAEGTSLHKIATELRDYVEHIAPESQVHIAMAMASAAAEGTDLEVVRQALGDPTVANRPAEAPTAPQSPAPQPTTSNGVLIDLARREVRLDGEGLNLTYKEFELLNYLVDNSTRTVGREELLKTLWRSMDDEQMPNERTIDVHIRRLRSKLGRLANTVRTVRGQGYRFYEHPEVTVWAAPEYSI; encoded by the coding sequence ATGCCCGCATCGCCGAGTTCGAGCCAAAGCCCAGGTTATGTTCATGTGTCTGTGCGGAACGCGGCTCGGCGCGCTGAGGCAGCTCGGCGGATGCGCAGCGGCGCCGGCGGCAACGGAAGGAACGGTGCTTACCAGCCCCGCACGGCCCCCGTGCCGGTCGTGGCCGGCAACGGGCAGGGCACGCCTGCGGTGAATCCGGACGTCGTCGCTCGTGGGTTCGTCATCTACGTGGGCCTGGATGAGGACACCGCCGCGGCTGAGGGCACCTCCCTGCACAAGATCGCCACAGAGCTGCGCGACTACGTGGAGCACATCGCCCCTGAGTCCCAGGTGCACATTGCGATGGCGATGGCCTCTGCTGCCGCCGAGGGCACTGACCTGGAGGTGGTTCGGCAGGCGCTGGGGGACCCGACCGTCGCCAACCGTCCGGCTGAGGCCCCCACCGCCCCGCAGTCCCCTGCGCCGCAGCCGACCACCAGCAACGGTGTGCTCATCGACTTGGCCCGCCGCGAGGTGCGGCTCGACGGGGAGGGGCTGAACCTCACCTACAAAGAGTTTGAGCTGCTGAACTACCTGGTGGACAACTCGACTCGCACGGTCGGCCGCGAGGAGCTGCTGAAGACGCTCTGGCGCAGCATGGACGACGAGCAGATGCCCAATGAGCGCACCATCGATGTTCACATCCGTCGCCTGCGCTCCAAGCTCGGCCGCCTGGCCAATACGGTCCGCACCGTCCGCGGGCAGGGGTACCGGTTCTACGAGCACCCCGAAGTGACCGTCTGGGCCGCCCCTGAATACTCCATCTGA
- the upp gene encoding uracil phosphoribosyltransferase: MQVHVVEHPLIAHKLTQLRRTETPSHQFRDLTKELVMLLAYEASESLPTEGVEIETPVTSMTGTRLAGAKPLVVPILRAGLGMLDGMAAMIPTAEVGFLGMARDEQTLDIVTYAERLPNDLTGRQVFVLDPMLATGGTLAAAFHYLKEAGAAQITAICLLAAPEGIERLQQEAGDLDVELYTAAIDEKLNEKAYIVPGLGDAGDRLYGLAE; this comes from the coding sequence ATGCAGGTCCATGTTGTGGAGCATCCGCTCATCGCTCATAAGCTCACCCAGCTCCGCCGGACGGAGACCCCATCCCACCAGTTCCGCGACCTCACCAAGGAGCTGGTGATGCTGCTGGCCTATGAGGCCAGCGAATCCCTGCCGACTGAGGGAGTGGAGATCGAGACCCCGGTGACTTCGATGACGGGGACGCGCCTGGCCGGCGCGAAGCCCCTGGTGGTGCCGATCCTTCGAGCAGGCCTGGGCATGCTGGACGGCATGGCTGCGATGATCCCGACCGCTGAGGTCGGCTTCCTGGGGATGGCCCGGGACGAGCAGACCCTGGACATCGTGACCTATGCGGAGCGGCTGCCGAACGACCTGACGGGCCGCCAGGTGTTCGTGCTGGACCCGATGCTGGCGACCGGCGGCACCCTGGCCGCGGCCTTCCACTACCTGAAGGAGGCAGGCGCGGCCCAGATCACTGCGATCTGCCTGCTGGCTGCGCCTGAGGGCATTGAGCGGCTTCAGCAGGAAGCTGGGGACCTGGATGTGGAGCTGTACACCGCCGCGATCGACGAGAAGCTCAACGAGAAGGCCTATATCGTCCCAGGCTTGGGGGATGCTGGAGATAGGCTGTACGGGCTCGCTGAGTAG
- a CDS encoding nucleoside deaminase — MLLRDPAVQHQLMDRCLDLARRAPAAGDVPVGAVVVGPDGQVLGEGHNTRERDADPAGHAEMNALRAAARTTGSWRLDGCGLVVTLEPCPMCAGAITQARISTVVFGAWDEKAGAAGSVFDVLREPRLNHWVETIPGVRPEACAGLLRDFFETFRS; from the coding sequence ATGCTCCTGCGTGATCCCGCCGTGCAGCACCAGCTGATGGACCGCTGCCTGGACCTGGCCCGGCGCGCCCCTGCCGCTGGGGACGTTCCCGTGGGCGCCGTCGTCGTCGGGCCCGACGGCCAGGTGCTGGGCGAGGGGCACAACACCCGGGAGCGCGACGCCGACCCGGCCGGCCACGCCGAGATGAACGCGCTGCGCGCCGCGGCCAGGACCACAGGCAGCTGGCGGTTGGACGGCTGCGGGCTGGTAGTGACCCTGGAGCCCTGCCCCATGTGCGCCGGGGCGATCACCCAGGCCCGCATCAGCACCGTGGTGTTCGGCGCCTGGGACGAGAAGGCGGGGGCGGCCGGCAGCGTGTTCGACGTGCTGCGGGAGCCTCGGCTGAACCACTGGGTGGAGACCATCCCCGGGGTCCGCCCGGAAGCCTGCGCCGGGCTGCTGCGTGACTTCTTCGAAACCTTCCGCAGCTAG
- a CDS encoding adenine phosphoribosyltransferase, with protein MASTIFPAPSAERLEHAQSLFGVIPDFPEPGVSFQDITPVLADPAGLRTVAEALLAPFAGQFTQLAGIEARGFLLAGVMAGICAERGHPAGVLTIRKEGKLPAPAAKVEYSLEYGTAAIEAPDVLTSEDRVLIVDDVLATGGTIAACRQLVSDLGAQSVGAGVVMQVDALNGPQTAGEVHTLFHC; from the coding sequence ATGGCATCCACCATTTTCCCCGCCCCCAGCGCCGAGCGCCTGGAGCACGCCCAGTCGCTCTTCGGCGTCATTCCTGACTTTCCCGAGCCGGGCGTCAGCTTCCAGGACATCACTCCCGTGCTCGCCGACCCGGCCGGGCTGCGCACCGTCGCCGAAGCGCTCCTTGCCCCCTTCGCCGGTCAGTTCACCCAGCTCGCCGGCATCGAAGCTCGCGGATTCCTGCTCGCCGGAGTGATGGCGGGCATCTGCGCCGAGCGGGGCCACCCCGCAGGGGTGCTGACCATCCGCAAGGAGGGCAAGCTGCCCGCCCCCGCCGCGAAGGTCGAGTACTCCCTCGAGTACGGCACCGCCGCCATCGAGGCACCCGATGTGCTGACGAGTGAGGACCGGGTGCTCATCGTCGACGACGTGCTCGCCACCGGCGGCACCATCGCCGCGTGCAGGCAGCTGGTCAGCGACCTCGGAGCGCAGTCGGTCGGCGCCGGCGTCGTCATGCAGGTGGATGCGCTCAACGGACCGCAGACCGCCGGTGAGGTCCACACCCTCTTCCACTGCTGA
- a CDS encoding 23S rRNA (pseudouridine(1915)-N(3))-methyltransferase RlmH has translation MSITAVAIGKKHEDWVLPGIQRYSQRTRRHYDVGWKLLPHSQREGDAARQEESERILKTLKPQDHVILLDERGTSLTSPQLASALQKQFDTGKSVVIIIGGAYGVSDELHQRADLTWSLSRLVFPHQLVRLILIEQVYRAQEISAGRPYHHE, from the coding sequence ATGAGCATCACCGCAGTGGCGATCGGAAAGAAGCACGAGGACTGGGTGCTGCCCGGCATCCAGCGCTACTCCCAGCGAACGCGCAGGCACTACGACGTCGGGTGGAAGCTCCTCCCCCACTCCCAGCGCGAAGGCGACGCCGCCCGGCAGGAGGAGTCCGAGCGGATCCTCAAGACCCTCAAGCCGCAGGATCATGTGATCCTCCTCGATGAGCGCGGCACCAGCCTCACCTCCCCTCAGCTCGCCTCCGCCCTGCAGAAGCAGTTCGACACCGGCAAGAGCGTGGTGATCATCATCGGCGGGGCCTACGGGGTCAGCGATGAGCTTCACCAGCGCGCCGACCTCACCTGGTCGCTGTCCAGACTCGTGTTCCCCCACCAGCTCGTCCGTCTCATCCTCATCGAACAGGTGTACCGGGCCCAGGAGATCTCCGCCGGAAGGCCCTACCACCATGAGTGA
- a CDS encoding NADPH-dependent F420 reductase yields the protein MSETADAGSRPVVGILGAGRAGTAIARTLLAAGIDVDICSTRPPKALQHHLKIYAPGANPVRPEMIAERTRVSGPGVVVLAVPHEDLDEVDPETTAGTVLIDATNTWHDELLPGWLQAAIDEQLPTSQAIAGHFRRSTVVKALNHISHHELQDAAQPDLPTAQRRALALAADDDQARARAMGLLVRMGFDPVSIGSLAVSGLMDPDGPLFNRPLRREDILRHLA from the coding sequence ATGAGTGAGACAGCCGACGCCGGCAGCAGGCCCGTGGTCGGCATCCTCGGTGCGGGCCGGGCCGGCACCGCTATCGCCCGGACCCTCCTCGCCGCAGGAATCGACGTGGACATCTGCTCCACCCGGCCGCCCAAAGCCCTGCAGCACCACCTGAAGATCTACGCGCCCGGCGCGAACCCCGTCCGGCCGGAGATGATCGCCGAACGCACCCGTGTCAGCGGGCCCGGCGTCGTCGTGCTCGCCGTGCCGCACGAGGACCTGGACGAGGTCGACCCGGAGACCACGGCCGGCACCGTGCTGATCGACGCGACCAACACCTGGCACGACGAGCTGCTGCCCGGGTGGCTGCAGGCCGCCATCGACGAGCAGCTGCCCACCAGCCAGGCGATCGCAGGGCATTTCCGGCGCAGCACCGTGGTCAAGGCGCTCAACCACATCTCCCACCACGAGCTTCAGGACGCCGCGCAGCCGGACCTGCCGACGGCCCAACGGCGAGCGCTCGCCCTTGCGGCCGACGACGACCAGGCCCGCGCCCGAGCCATGGGGCTGCTGGTGCGGATGGGGTTCGATCCGGTCTCCATCGGCTCCCTCGCCGTCAGCGGCCTGATGGACCCGGACGGCCCGCTGTTCAACCGGCCCCTGCGCCGCGAGGACATCCTCCGGCACCTGGCATAG